In Falsibacillus albus, a single window of DNA contains:
- a CDS encoding DUF84 family protein, with amino-acid sequence MIVSIGTKNPAKIKAVEHAFMEVLKNKTFLSFDVPSGVSEQPFSDEETIKGAVNRAEWAKERGKADIGIGLEGGVVKSDLGLFLCNWGALSDGTAAPIIAGGARILLPDEVGKRVLDGEELGHVMDDFCQAKDIRKSQGAVGIFSDGLVTRDAMFHHIMKLLIGQYLYKQKS; translated from the coding sequence ATGATCGTTTCAATCGGGACAAAGAATCCTGCAAAAATCAAGGCTGTCGAGCATGCATTCATGGAAGTGCTGAAAAACAAAACATTTCTTTCTTTTGATGTGCCATCAGGTGTAAGCGAGCAGCCATTTTCTGATGAAGAGACAATCAAAGGCGCTGTCAATCGTGCTGAATGGGCAAAAGAAAGAGGGAAAGCAGACATCGGCATCGGATTGGAGGGCGGTGTGGTAAAATCAGATCTCGGGCTTTTTCTATGCAATTGGGGAGCCTTATCCGATGGTACAGCCGCTCCGATCATTGCTGGCGGTGCAAGGATTCTCCTTCCTGATGAAGTCGGCAAAAGGGTATTGGATGGAGAGGAATTAGGGCATGTCATGGATGATTTCTGCCAAGCGAAGGATATCCGCAAAAGCCAAGGTGCAGTTGGAATCTTTTCGGATGGCCTAGTTACAAGAGATGCAATGTTCCATCATATTATGAAGTTGTTGATCGGCCAATATTTATATAAGCAAAAATCTTGA
- a CDS encoding thioredoxin family protein yields the protein MESLNSIDQFNEMKNNGKHIFMFSADWCPDCRFVDPFMPELESEFNDYTFVYVDRDQFIDLCAELSIFGIPSFVATKDGAELGRFVSKDRKTMEEIQQFIKKL from the coding sequence ATGGAATCTTTAAATAGCATCGATCAATTCAATGAAATGAAGAACAACGGAAAACATATCTTTATGTTTTCAGCAGACTGGTGTCCGGACTGTCGATTTGTCGATCCGTTCATGCCGGAGCTTGAGTCGGAATTTAATGACTATACGTTTGTATATGTTGATCGCGACCAATTCATTGATTTGTGCGCAGAGCTGTCCATTTTTGGGATTCCAAGTTTTGTTGCCACAAAGGATGGTGCAGAGCTTGGCAGGTTTGTCAGCAAAGATCGTAAAACAATGGAAGAGATTCAACAATTTATAAAGAAACTATAA
- a CDS encoding nicotinate phosphoribosyltransferase — MKEIELKLQGKINRLTNQTFKFDERVKEGWFSAVYFLKTREITRKFKPECHVTLQFFQKQHAVLCGTDEVIALLKTFADNPEDLEIHSLKDGDKVSPFETVLTISGRYQDFGYLEGIIDGVLARRTSVSTNVYNVVKAAGISGTQKPVIFMGDRDDHFTQQAGDGYAAYIGGATAQATHAMNEWWGKKGMGTMPHALIQLFNGDIVEATKAYKETFPEDELIALVDYNNDAISDSLKVAREFGDELKGVRVDTSRTMIDKYFLRNQHLLGTFDPRGVNSELIFALRKALDDEGYNHVKIVVSGGFNEERIEEFERNGVPVDMYGVGSSLLKINIGFTGDNVMLDGKPQAKAGRKLRPNPRLEKLDWDSYEL, encoded by the coding sequence ATGAAAGAAATTGAATTAAAACTTCAAGGTAAAATAAATCGATTGACAAATCAAACATTCAAGTTTGACGAAAGAGTGAAAGAAGGCTGGTTTTCCGCCGTATATTTTTTAAAAACGCGGGAAATCACCCGGAAATTTAAACCGGAATGCCACGTTACATTGCAATTCTTTCAGAAACAGCATGCGGTTCTGTGCGGTACAGATGAAGTCATTGCGCTATTAAAAACCTTTGCGGACAATCCTGAAGACTTGGAAATTCATTCATTGAAGGATGGGGATAAAGTGAGCCCATTTGAAACGGTGTTGACCATTTCCGGAAGGTATCAGGATTTCGGCTATCTAGAAGGCATCATTGATGGAGTATTGGCGAGAAGAACATCCGTATCGACAAACGTGTACAATGTCGTAAAGGCCGCTGGCATTTCCGGTACTCAAAAACCTGTTATTTTCATGGGCGACCGTGATGACCATTTTACCCAGCAGGCTGGGGATGGGTATGCTGCCTACATCGGCGGGGCTACAGCCCAAGCTACCCATGCCATGAATGAATGGTGGGGAAAAAAAGGCATGGGGACTATGCCTCATGCGCTTATCCAGTTGTTCAATGGCGATATCGTAGAAGCGACGAAAGCTTATAAGGAAACATTTCCTGAAGATGAATTGATTGCATTGGTCGATTACAATAATGATGCCATTTCTGACTCCTTAAAGGTGGCTCGCGAGTTCGGAGATGAACTCAAAGGTGTCCGTGTGGATACGTCACGAACGATGATTGATAAATATTTTCTGCGCAATCAACATCTGCTCGGGACATTCGATCCCCGTGGAGTCAATTCCGAGTTGATCTTCGCCCTGCGCAAGGCCTTGGATGATGAAGGCTATAATCATGTGAAAATAGTAGTTTCAGGCGGTTTTAACGAAGAGAGGATCGAAGAATTCGAAAGGAATGGCGTCCCGGTGGATATGTATGGAGTAGGGAGCAGCCTGTTGAAAATAAATATCGGATTCACCGGAGATAATGTCATGCTTGATGGAAAGCCCCAAGCAAAGGCTGGAAGAAAGTTAAGGCCAAATCCTCGGTTGGAAAAATTGGATTGGGATTCCTATGAATTATGA
- a CDS encoding DNA translocase FtsK: MSWFKKISRLLKSEDDIEEQVEFTEELEQEANQLPDRNNRPKSKGKEIEARMTYQYPKGEFRFPLIPDQGNRRPRPERKQTHQEESVKPVKKEKKVIKQEVEPSLEKKPPKNSTVHHQKKPKTVEPKINRPFRPTEIPSPIYGFNRPKSTEKVEIELRGIKTVSRRMNEEISAAKEALEEKKMEISEQTGPVDEKTAIDDFNDEYMDPMREQEFEAGQNHDDIVVEKNRDEEIAAQEPEEEPKVQNPAEFNDFPILQDEKMENVPSRKEDNIGQVTEEVASEESKISGEQENQSEPVERTAPEYSGELLEENPEPGHLQEEEGEAAESPEPKKSRSHIPFNVIMLKQDRNRVRQETVKKTANEPDPKNVEPEMNAAGLDDNVDREFGYQKPALQYLTPPVKEEKNQTWLYEQSELLNQTLANFNVQAQVVNVTQGPAVTRFEVQPAPGVKVNKITNLTDDIKLSLAAKDIRMEAPIPGKHAIGIEVPNHTSRPVFISEIISSSAFRESESTLTAALGLDISGNPIVTDLKKMPHGLIAGATGSGKSVCINSILVSLLYKATPDELKLLLIDPKMVELAPYNHIPHLVSPVITDVKAATAALKWAVEEMERRYQLFAHTGVRDINRFNELAQKSGRLSDKLPYMVIVIDELADLMMMSPADVEEAICRIAQKARACGIHLIIATQRPSVDVITGLIKANVPTRVAFSVSSQVDSRTIIDISGAERLLGKGDMLFLENGSSKPVRLQGTFVSDDEIDKIVEHVRNEREPNYLFEQEELLKKAQVQEEEDELFFEACEFVVDQGGASTSALQRRFHIGYNRAARLIEMMERQGIVSESRGSRPRDVLISEGELESIQDTSPNV; this comes from the coding sequence ATGAGTTGGTTTAAAAAAATTTCTCGTCTGCTTAAATCAGAAGATGATATAGAAGAACAAGTAGAATTCACCGAAGAACTAGAACAGGAAGCGAACCAGCTGCCAGACCGAAATAACCGCCCGAAATCAAAGGGGAAAGAAATTGAAGCAAGGATGACATACCAGTATCCAAAGGGTGAGTTCAGGTTTCCGCTGATTCCGGATCAAGGAAATCGAAGGCCGCGTCCGGAAAGGAAGCAAACACATCAAGAGGAATCCGTAAAACCGGTAAAAAAAGAAAAAAAAGTGATAAAACAAGAAGTAGAACCATCTTTGGAGAAAAAACCGCCAAAGAACAGCACAGTCCATCATCAAAAAAAACCAAAAACGGTCGAACCAAAAATAAATAGACCTTTCAGGCCGACAGAAATTCCATCCCCGATATATGGATTTAATAGGCCGAAGAGCACTGAAAAGGTAGAAATTGAATTAAGAGGCATTAAAACCGTTTCAAGACGGATGAATGAAGAAATTTCAGCGGCCAAAGAAGCATTGGAAGAAAAGAAAATGGAAATATCTGAGCAAACTGGCCCTGTTGATGAGAAGACAGCCATCGACGACTTCAATGATGAATACATGGATCCGATGAGAGAGCAAGAATTTGAAGCAGGACAAAATCACGATGATATCGTCGTTGAAAAAAACCGAGATGAGGAAATTGCAGCGCAAGAGCCTGAAGAAGAACCAAAAGTCCAAAATCCTGCAGAATTCAATGACTTTCCCATTCTTCAAGACGAAAAGATGGAGAATGTCCCTTCAAGAAAAGAAGATAATATCGGACAAGTTACAGAAGAAGTTGCAAGTGAAGAAAGTAAAATTTCAGGCGAGCAGGAAAATCAGAGTGAACCTGTCGAGAGAACCGCTCCTGAATATTCTGGAGAACTTCTTGAGGAAAATCCAGAACCTGGCCATCTTCAAGAGGAAGAAGGTGAAGCGGCAGAATCACCAGAGCCGAAGAAAAGCCGCTCTCATATTCCTTTTAACGTCATCATGCTAAAACAAGACCGAAACAGGGTACGGCAAGAAACGGTAAAAAAGACAGCCAATGAACCTGATCCCAAAAACGTCGAACCAGAAATGAATGCCGCCGGCCTGGATGATAATGTGGATCGAGAATTTGGATATCAAAAACCGGCACTTCAATATTTAACACCGCCTGTCAAGGAAGAAAAAAATCAAACTTGGCTTTATGAACAAAGTGAATTGTTGAATCAAACGCTGGCAAATTTCAATGTGCAGGCACAGGTGGTGAATGTCACACAAGGGCCCGCTGTCACAAGGTTTGAAGTCCAGCCGGCACCAGGTGTGAAAGTGAACAAAATCACGAATCTTACAGATGATATCAAGCTTAGCTTGGCAGCCAAGGATATTCGGATGGAGGCCCCGATTCCTGGAAAGCATGCGATCGGAATAGAGGTCCCAAACCATACAAGCAGACCGGTATTTATCAGTGAAATAATATCAAGCAGTGCATTCAGGGAGAGTGAATCCACTCTTACAGCTGCCCTTGGCCTGGATATATCCGGCAACCCTATCGTAACCGATTTGAAAAAGATGCCTCATGGATTGATAGCTGGAGCAACCGGATCTGGAAAAAGTGTTTGTATCAATTCAATTTTAGTAAGCTTACTGTATAAGGCAACTCCTGATGAATTAAAGCTGTTGTTAATCGATCCTAAAATGGTGGAGCTGGCGCCTTATAACCATATCCCGCACCTCGTCAGCCCTGTCATCACAGATGTGAAGGCAGCAACAGCCGCCTTGAAATGGGCAGTTGAGGAGATGGAACGGAGATATCAGCTATTCGCCCATACAGGTGTAAGGGACATTAATCGATTCAACGAACTTGCACAGAAAAGCGGCAGGCTCAGTGATAAGCTTCCATATATGGTAATCGTCATAGACGAGCTGGCGGATTTAATGATGATGTCGCCTGCAGATGTAGAAGAAGCGATTTGCCGCATCGCCCAAAAAGCCCGCGCTTGCGGAATCCATTTGATCATTGCAACCCAGCGTCCTTCAGTTGATGTCATAACAGGATTGATAAAGGCAAACGTACCGACACGCGTCGCCTTTTCTGTTTCCTCCCAGGTCGATTCAAGAACCATTATTGATATCAGCGGAGCAGAAAGGCTTCTTGGAAAAGGGGATATGCTGTTTCTTGAAAATGGCTCATCCAAGCCTGTCAGGCTGCAAGGGACGTTTGTATCCGATGATGAGATCGATAAAATCGTCGAACATGTCAGGAATGAACGAGAGCCGAATTATTTGTTTGAACAAGAGGAATTACTTAAGAAAGCTCAAGTTCAGGAAGAAGAAGATGAATTATTCTTTGAGGCGTGTGAATTTGTCGTCGATCAAGGAGGAGCATCCACTTCAGCTTTACAAAGAAGATTCCATATCGGATACAATCGTGCAGCCAGACTGATTGAAATGATGGAAAGGCAAGGCATCGTTTCTGAATCTAGAGGTTCACGCCCGCGTGATGTCCTGATTTCAGAAGGGGAGTTGGAATCCATACAGGATACTAGTCCTAACGTTTAG
- a CDS encoding PTS transporter subunit IIC, which produces MRAFLTRKGVNITAKAYLIDALSYMALGLFSSLIIGLIIKTMGEQFDWPFFVDMGKLAMGLMGPAIGVAIAYGLGAPPLVIFAAAVTGAAGATLGGPAGSYVAALISTEIGKLISKETKIDIIVTPLVTIFAGYTTAYFIGPFIADFMTMFGGWIEWATMQRPIIMGMLVALLMGLALTAPISSAAIAFMLGLSGIAAGAATIGCSAQMVGFAVISYRENKMGGLLAQGLGTSMLQVPNIVRNPLILIPPTVAGVLLAPFGTTLFPMENNPAGAGMGTSGFVGQIMTFTTMGFSADIAVKVLLLHIVGPAAISLILSEYMRKKGWIKAGQMKIETGGK; this is translated from the coding sequence ATGAGAGCCTTTTTGACGCGAAAAGGAGTAAATATAACGGCAAAAGCTTATTTGATAGATGCATTGAGCTACATGGCATTAGGATTGTTCAGTTCACTGATCATCGGCCTGATCATAAAAACAATGGGGGAGCAATTCGATTGGCCATTCTTTGTGGACATGGGAAAATTGGCAATGGGGTTGATGGGACCTGCAATTGGCGTTGCGATAGCGTATGGTTTAGGTGCGCCGCCGCTTGTCATCTTTGCAGCAGCCGTTACCGGGGCTGCTGGAGCGACATTGGGAGGTCCAGCAGGGAGCTATGTCGCTGCATTAATCTCGACGGAAATTGGTAAACTAATCAGCAAGGAGACGAAAATAGATATTATTGTGACACCACTGGTCACCATTTTTGCTGGGTATACGACTGCTTATTTCATAGGTCCGTTCATTGCCGATTTCATGACGATGTTCGGAGGCTGGATTGAATGGGCAACGATGCAGAGGCCGATCATCATGGGGATGCTTGTTGCCCTATTGATGGGACTCGCATTGACTGCTCCGATATCGAGTGCTGCCATTGCATTTATGCTGGGCTTGAGCGGGATCGCTGCCGGGGCGGCAACAATCGGATGCAGTGCACAAATGGTAGGTTTTGCTGTGATCAGCTATAGAGAAAATAAAATGGGGGGGTTGCTGGCACAGGGGCTGGGGACATCCATGCTCCAGGTTCCCAATATTGTAAGGAATCCTCTGATCCTTATTCCCCCCACCGTTGCTGGAGTGCTGTTGGCTCCTTTTGGAACGACTTTGTTTCCGATGGAAAATAATCCTGCAGGTGCCGGGATGGGAACAAGCGGCTTTGTCGGTCAGATCATGACCTTTACAACGATGGGGTTCTCCGCCGATATTGCTGTGAAAGTTCTTTTATTGCATATTGTTGGACCTGCAGCAATCAGCCTGATACTATCTGAATATATGAGGAAGAAGGGCTGGATCAAAGCTGGCCAGATGAAGATAGAAACTGGAGGTAAATAA
- a CDS encoding YtnP family quorum-quenching lactonase, with translation METLTVGNLTLNWLNGGVTNMDGGAMFGVVPKPLWERKYPVNDKNQIELRTDPIFLQLEGKNILIEAGIGKGKLNEKQKRNYGVNEESSIEEDLKKLGLTTEDIDIVCMTHMHFDHACGLTKWENGKLVPSFPKAVIYTSSVEWNEMRNPNIRSRNTYWEENWEAIQGQVETFEKEIVVIPGLKMIHTGGHSEGHSIIVIEDGEGNQLVHMADLMPTHAHQNVLWVLAYDDYPMTSIQAKQEWIPETMQKESWFIFYHDAVYRAIKWNQDGKVMDAVKRMTP, from the coding sequence ATGGAAACATTAACGGTAGGTAATTTGACATTGAATTGGCTGAACGGAGGGGTGACGAACATGGATGGAGGTGCCATGTTTGGTGTGGTACCAAAGCCATTGTGGGAAAGAAAATATCCTGTCAACGATAAAAATCAGATTGAGTTGAGGACCGATCCCATCTTCCTGCAGCTGGAGGGGAAAAATATCTTGATTGAAGCTGGCATCGGGAAAGGAAAGCTGAATGAAAAGCAAAAAAGGAACTACGGTGTCAATGAAGAATCGTCGATTGAAGAGGACCTGAAAAAACTGGGATTGACAACTGAAGATATTGATATTGTTTGTATGACGCATATGCACTTTGACCACGCCTGCGGGCTGACAAAATGGGAAAATGGAAAACTGGTTCCATCATTTCCTAAAGCGGTCATCTATACATCAAGTGTGGAATGGAATGAAATGAGGAATCCCAACATCCGTTCTAGGAATACATATTGGGAGGAGAATTGGGAAGCCATCCAGGGGCAGGTCGAGACCTTTGAAAAGGAGATTGTCGTTATCCCTGGACTGAAAATGATCCATACCGGAGGGCACAGCGAGGGCCATTCCATCATCGTCATTGAGGATGGAGAAGGCAATCAGCTTGTGCATATGGCAGATTTGATGCCGACGCACGCCCACCAAAACGTGTTATGGGTATTGGCCTATGATGATTATCCAATGACATCCATACAAGCCAAACAAGAATGGATTCCAGAAACAATGCAGAAAGAATCATGGTTTATTTTTTATCATGATGCCGTTTACCGTGCAATTAAATGGAACCAAGATGGAAAGGTCATGGATGCGGTGAAAAGAATGACGCCGTGA
- a CDS encoding M42 family metallopeptidase, which yields MNQETLNLFKTLTELPGAPGNEHQVRSFMRTELEKYSDDIIQDRLGGIFGIKKGKENGPKVMVAGHMDEVGFMVTSITSNGMLRFQTLGGWWSQVLLAQRVQIITDQGPVIGVIGSIPPHLLGEEQRNKPMDMKNMLIDIGADDKEDAERIGIKPGQQIVPICPFTPMANEKKILAKAWDNRYGCGLAVELLKEIKDEKLPNIVYSGATVQEEVGLRGAKVAANLIDPDIFFALDASPANDMSGDKNEFGQLGKGTLLRILDRSMVTHKGLRDYILDTAESNDIPYQYFVSQGGTDAGSVHLSNNGVPSAVVGICSRYIHTHASMIHIDDYAAAKELLVKLVKSCDQTTIDTIIQNG from the coding sequence ATGAACCAGGAAACATTGAATCTCTTTAAAACATTGACAGAATTGCCTGGAGCACCAGGCAATGAACATCAAGTCCGATCCTTTATGAGGACCGAGCTGGAAAAATATTCTGATGACATCATTCAAGACCGGTTGGGCGGCATATTTGGCATAAAAAAAGGGAAAGAAAACGGGCCTAAGGTGATGGTTGCCGGCCATATGGATGAAGTGGGCTTCATGGTCACTTCCATTACTTCAAACGGAATGCTCCGATTTCAAACTTTAGGTGGATGGTGGAGTCAAGTCCTATTGGCTCAACGTGTTCAAATCATCACTGATCAAGGACCGGTCATCGGCGTCATCGGATCCATCCCGCCGCATTTGTTAGGCGAGGAGCAGCGCAATAAACCGATGGATATGAAGAACATGCTCATTGATATTGGGGCCGATGATAAAGAGGATGCAGAACGGATCGGAATCAAGCCGGGACAGCAGATTGTTCCAATCTGTCCATTTACACCGATGGCAAATGAAAAGAAAATCCTTGCCAAAGCATGGGATAATCGTTATGGATGCGGGCTCGCAGTCGAATTGCTGAAGGAAATCAAAGATGAAAAGCTGCCGAATATTGTCTATTCCGGAGCGACAGTCCAAGAGGAGGTTGGCTTAAGAGGAGCGAAGGTTGCTGCCAATTTAATTGACCCAGACATCTTTTTTGCGTTGGATGCAAGTCCCGCGAATGATATGTCCGGGGATAAAAATGAATTTGGGCAATTGGGCAAAGGGACATTGCTTCGGATCCTTGACCGTTCGATGGTAACCCACAAGGGGCTGCGTGATTACATTTTGGACACTGCGGAATCCAATGATATACCATATCAATATTTCGTGTCCCAAGGCGGGACAGATGCAGGAAGCGTCCATCTTTCCAATAATGGTGTACCAAGCGCCGTAGTTGGCATCTGTTCACGATATATTCATACCCATGCTTCCATGATCCATATCGATGATTATGCTGCAGCGAAAGAACTGCTTGTGAAATTAGTGAAATCATGTGATCAAACTACCATTGATACAATCATTCAAAATGGTTAG
- a CDS encoding YtoQ family protein: MELVAYLAGEIHSDWRKELKQMAGSAGLPVHFVGPMENHDRSDLIGEEILGEQPSPIFRDEAASKINNLRTQVLMDKADIVIALFGEKYKQWNTAMDASAAIQLGKPLILIRPEKLHHPLKELSQKANVTVESLDQAVNVLGYIFAEE, from the coding sequence ATTGAATTAGTTGCGTATCTTGCAGGCGAGATCCATAGTGATTGGCGTAAAGAATTAAAGCAAATGGCAGGCTCGGCAGGCTTGCCGGTTCACTTTGTAGGTCCGATGGAAAATCATGATCGCTCTGATCTCATTGGAGAAGAAATATTGGGGGAACAGCCCAGCCCCATTTTTCGAGATGAGGCTGCTTCTAAAATCAACAACCTGCGGACACAGGTGTTAATGGATAAAGCGGATATCGTCATTGCCCTATTCGGTGAAAAATACAAACAGTGGAATACCGCCATGGATGCATCAGCCGCAATCCAGCTTGGAAAGCCGTTGATCCTCATCCGGCCAGAAAAACTTCACCATCCCCTTAAAGAGCTTTCGCAAAAGGCGAATGTAACAGTGGAATCATTAGATCAGGCTGTTAACGTGTTGGGTTATATTTTCGCTGAAGAATGA
- a CDS encoding DUF1444 domain-containing protein, with translation MDSKKMKQELQKRLDGPHRSFTYDRDKDSLRVEQTETGKGVTISIPGIVSKYNEQQGKAIEEVVYYVNEALGVMGSETSMDGKEKHIYPVIRSTSFPQESSEGTPFVTDEHTAETRIYYALDLGTTYRLIDEALLSSEGWTKEQIRETALFNVRSLSSKMKKDTVAGNVFYFLNTNDGYDASRILNDSFLEDMAEKIQGEMTLAVPHQDVLIIGDIRNETGYDVLAQMAMSFFSNGHVPITALSFLYEKGELEPIFILGKNRKK, from the coding sequence ATGGATAGTAAAAAAATGAAGCAGGAATTGCAAAAACGCCTGGATGGGCCACATCGATCATTTACATATGACCGGGATAAGGACTCATTAAGGGTCGAACAAACAGAAACGGGTAAAGGGGTTACGATTTCAATCCCGGGAATCGTTTCAAAATATAATGAGCAGCAAGGTAAGGCGATCGAAGAAGTTGTATACTACGTAAATGAGGCTCTTGGGGTAATGGGAAGCGAAACGAGCATGGATGGAAAGGAAAAGCATATTTACCCTGTGATCCGATCGACTTCTTTCCCGCAGGAATCATCAGAAGGAACGCCTTTTGTGACAGATGAACATACTGCAGAAACAAGAATTTATTATGCATTGGATTTAGGCACCACATATCGTCTGATAGATGAAGCTTTGCTTAGCAGCGAGGGATGGACGAAGGAACAAATACGGGAAACAGCCCTTTTCAACGTCCGATCATTATCTTCCAAGATGAAGAAAGATACGGTTGCGGGGAACGTGTTTTATTTTCTGAATACAAATGACGGCTATGATGCCAGCCGTATTCTAAATGATTCCTTTTTGGAGGATATGGCCGAAAAAATACAAGGTGAAATGACTTTGGCCGTCCCACATCAAGATGTCTTGATTATTGGCGATATCCGTAATGAGACAGGCTATGATGTGCTCGCGCAAATGGCCATGAGCTTTTTCAGCAACGGACATGTGCCGATCACAGCTTTGTCATTCTTGTATGAAAAAGGCGAACTTGAGCCTATTTTTATTCTTGGGAAAAATCGTAAAAAGTGA
- the ytpR gene encoding YtpR family tRNA-binding protein codes for MNVFYNKEGIGDTLIVALCDADKDQHRFERKGDAARIFNGDTNETIGYNLFNASTYMNIETSGSLDLNEGILNSINAAIAKNGFEEKLEADFSAKFVVGYVKEKEKHPNADKLSICKVDVGEDELQIVCGAPNIEAGQKVVVAKVGAVMPSGMIIKDAELRGVPSSGMICSAKELDLPDAPQEKGILVLDADKYDAGEPFFS; via the coding sequence ATGAATGTTTTTTATAATAAAGAGGGAATTGGCGATACATTAATCGTGGCATTGTGTGATGCCGACAAAGATCAGCACAGATTTGAAAGAAAAGGGGATGCTGCCAGGATATTCAATGGCGATACAAACGAAACCATTGGATATAACCTATTCAATGCTTCCACTTATATGAACATTGAAACAAGCGGTTCATTGGATCTGAATGAAGGTATTCTGAATTCTATCAATGCAGCCATCGCTAAGAATGGATTTGAAGAGAAATTGGAAGCTGATTTTTCGGCGAAATTCGTCGTTGGCTATGTAAAAGAAAAAGAGAAGCATCCGAATGCGGATAAATTAAGCATTTGTAAGGTGGATGTAGGCGAAGATGAACTGCAGATCGTGTGTGGTGCACCCAATATAGAGGCGGGCCAAAAAGTGGTGGTCGCAAAGGTTGGAGCGGTTATGCCGAGCGGAATGATCATCAAAGATGCAGAGCTGAGAGGGGTTCCATCCAGTGGGATGATTTGCTCCGCAAAAGAATTGGATCTTCCGGATGCACCACAGGAAAAAGGGATCTTAGTGCTTGATGCCGATAAATATGATGCAGGTGAACCATTTTTTTCCTGA
- the murC gene encoding UDP-N-acetylmuramate--L-alanine ligase, with translation MTLYHFVGIKGSGMSALAQVLHDMNYRVQGSDVEKYFFTQQALEDSGIEILPFQRENIQPGMTVIAGNAFPDTHEEIQEAMKLGLPVVRYHKFLGDFMQKFTSIAVTGAHGKTSTTGLLAHVIKGAKPTSFLIGDGTGKGQQDAEYFVFEACEYRRHFLSYFPDYAIMTNIDFDHPDYFANVDDVFSAFQEMALQVKKGIFACGDDEQLQKIQAKVPVLFYGFGEENDFQARNVNKSEKGTSFDVFVRNTFYASFSIPTYGDHNVLNALSVIAVCHYEEIDAEAVQEQLSTFSGVKRRFTEKFIGDQVIIDDYAHHPTEIKATIDSARQKYPDKDLVAVFQPHTFTRTQTFLTDFAKSLCEADHVFLCDIFGSARENHGKLSIQDLREKVEGAHLINENDTSPLLAYDNSVIIFMGAGDIQKFQAAYEELKRDHVKGA, from the coding sequence ATGACTTTATACCATTTCGTAGGCATTAAGGGTTCTGGAATGAGCGCATTAGCCCAGGTTCTTCACGATATGAACTACCGTGTTCAAGGATCTGATGTAGAGAAATATTTTTTTACGCAGCAGGCTTTGGAGGATTCGGGTATCGAGATCCTGCCTTTTCAGCGTGAAAATATTCAACCGGGAATGACGGTTATTGCCGGTAATGCATTCCCTGACACTCATGAAGAAATCCAAGAAGCTATGAAGCTTGGTTTACCAGTCGTGCGCTACCATAAATTTTTAGGCGACTTTATGCAAAAGTTCACAAGTATCGCGGTAACAGGTGCACATGGCAAAACATCGACTACAGGGTTGCTGGCCCATGTAATCAAAGGCGCTAAGCCAACTTCATTCCTCATCGGGGATGGGACCGGCAAAGGCCAGCAGGACGCGGAATATTTTGTTTTTGAAGCATGTGAATATAGAAGGCATTTCCTTTCTTATTTTCCTGACTATGCGATCATGACGAATATTGATTTTGATCATCCTGACTATTTTGCAAACGTGGATGATGTATTCTCTGCTTTTCAGGAAATGGCGCTTCAGGTGAAGAAAGGAATATTTGCCTGCGGAGATGATGAACAGCTACAGAAAATCCAGGCGAAAGTACCTGTCCTTTTTTATGGGTTCGGTGAAGAAAATGATTTTCAGGCAAGGAATGTAAACAAAAGTGAAAAAGGAACATCATTCGATGTGTTTGTGCGAAATACATTCTATGCAAGCTTCAGCATCCCTACTTATGGAGACCACAATGTATTGAATGCATTATCCGTCATTGCCGTCTGCCATTATGAAGAAATTGATGCAGAAGCTGTTCAAGAACAGCTCAGTACTTTTTCGGGTGTAAAGAGAAGATTTACAGAAAAGTTCATCGGCGATCAAGTGATCATCGACGATTATGCACATCATCCAACGGAAATTAAAGCAACCATCGATTCGGCAAGGCAGAAATATCCTGACAAAGATTTGGTTGCCGTATTCCAGCCGCATACCTTTACAAGGACTCAAACCTTCTTGACGGACTTTGCCAAAAGTTTATGTGAAGCGGATCATGTATTTTTGTGCGATATTTTTGGTTCTGCCCGTGAAAACCATGGAAAGCTCTCTATACAGGACTTGAGGGAAAAAGTGGAAGGTGCCCATCTGATCAATGAAAATGATACATCCCCATTGCTCGCATATGACAACAGTGTCATCATCTTTATGGGTGCCGGAGACATCCAAAAGTTCCAAGCTGCCTACGAAGAATTGAAGAGAGATCATGTAAAAGGCGCATGA